A genome region from Tenebrio molitor chromosome 4, icTenMoli1.1, whole genome shotgun sequence includes the following:
- the LOC138129129 gene encoding carboxypeptidase N subunit 2-like, with product MLKVTCACLFVISLVFVVTASSFCVQWTHDYTIYPFSRHTRSEEIRPKTNSLFKERNERSLDPFASGKSQDIRITCSNVSSDTPLDYHYEERPYKQDLFIVNSTIQKLSAHSFLSNFTHLRTLYLVSLGIEEVSPGAFNGLVVLDELDLAANKLVKISNGVFNNLETLLSLDVSRNLISEIEENSFLGLVSLTDLYLNNNNITFLHKNLFKDFRKLESLWISHNPLKEFPSDINLPSLKTFLDIGTNLKTFDLDLSGSFMDMIKITQGQFETVDFAKFPNLTRTLLDWNKISSVKNWNKLNCYFVFMRGNKITEVEIPDNVVYLYLMENSINSVKSTFSGQVKKLQFLNLSFNKINNISSESFWGLTELRVLVLEHNNITVLHENSFVNCTNLSQLNLAHNQIEVIEPNTFNGAVRLGQINLWNNKLKVLKPPSLMDLKSGNIVIGNNKISWDDLKSVLNSNEKLQIEIDPLIWKCEKLNSNDSVLTNNIRYLKKHLVNKILCTHDDN from the coding sequence atgttaaaagtgACTTGTGCGTGTTTATTTGTCAtttcacttgtttttgttgttaccGCATCTTCCTTTTGTGTTCAATGGACACACGACTACACCATTTATCCATTCTCAAGACACACACGTTCTGAAGAAATTAGGCCGAAAACAAATTCGCTTTTCAAAGAAAGGAATGAAAGAAGTTTAGACCCATTTGCCAGTGGAAAAAGCCAAGACATTCGAATTACGTGTTCGAATGTATCTTCAGACACTCCACTCGACTACCACTATGAAGAGAGACCATACAAGCAAGATTTATTCATAGTCAACTCCACTATACAGAAGTTATCAGCACATtcgtttttatcaaattttaccCATCTCAGAACTCTGTATTTGGTTTCTTTGGGAATTGAAGAAGTGTCACCCGGTGCTTTTAACGGTTTGGTTGTTTTAGACGAATTAGATCTCGCTGCTaataaattagtaaaaatatcAAACGGCGTCTTTAATAATTTAGAAACGCTATTATCTTTAGATGTTTCTCGTAATTTAATCAGCGAAATTGAAGAAAACAGCTTCTTGGGTCTTGTTAGTTTAACAGATTTATATTTGAACAACAATAATATAACCTTTTTGcacaagaatttatttaaggACTTTAGAAAACTAGAGAGTTTGTGGATATCCCATAATCCTCTAAAAGAATTTCCTTCGGATATTAACTTGCCTTCCCTGAAAACCTTTCTTGACATAGGtactaatttaaaaacttttgaTCTTGATTTATCCGGTTCTTTTATGGACATGATTAAAATAACGCAAGGGCAATTTGAAACAGTagattttgctaaatttccCAACTTAACTCGGACTCTTTTGGACTGGAATAAAATCAGTTCGGTGAAAAATTGGAACAAGTTGAATTGCTATTTCGTTTTTATGCGTGGAAATAAAATCACTGAAGTTGAAATACCTGATAATGTTGTATATTTATACCTGATGGAGAATTCTATTAATTCCGTTAAAAGTACATTTTCTGGACAAGTTAAAAAGCTTCAGTTTTTAAATCTctcttttaataaaatcaataataTCAGTTCTGAATCGTTTTGGGGGTTAACAGAGTTGCGAGTATTAGTTTTAGAACATAATAATATAACAGTCTTGCACGAAAAttcttttgtaaattgtacaaATTTATCTCAATTAAATTTAGCTCACAACCAAATTGAAGTTATAGAACCAAATACTTTTAATGGTGCGGTTAGGTTAGGCCAAATTAATCTGTGGAACAATAAGTTGAAGGTTTTAAAACCTCCAAGCCTAATGGATTTGAAATCTGGTAACATTGTTAttggtaataataaaatcagcTGGGACGATCTGAAGAGTGTTTTAAACAGTAATGAAAAACTACAAATAGAAATAGACCCGTTAATTTGGAAATGCGAGAAATTAAATAGTAACGACAGTGTTCTAACAAATAACATAAGATACTTGAAAAAACATcttgttaataaaattctttgtaCTCATGATGACAATTAA
- the LOC138129127 gene encoding putative ankyrin repeat protein RF_0381, with protein MYNLFFRGKFKHNRDKEQSNNPHLDLTDMEDCLEKYELLAVHSMFDDNVFQKLNVDMRRTRRFLHEFKTNKDILGIVTKVNTEGKAEFEHYTYGEYFAAYFFANNFDKARIIQKELFSNRYKNLMMIFNVILAEESPIHLALIYQNMDQFAKHVKNKNMYDKGGRNPLHIVACSEPRFNSLTLFSSQFSVKIEDYLKNIRILEKLAHSSNNKSDTLFQWTPLEYALENNYLAAAEVILKRCGCSMELFKYTKNYQNNSEFIHFCLTHGCTILLSSIVNDSIATKNMIEENSWNFIEHTILNCYFEESGTLCYLIDTFGASHRFIKVNKGIDVNYTNKEGLTALHLAVKHKKRYAVKLLIEKGASVNFVTVGNQTPLHLAVSNRDTEITKLLIQNGASINAATSLNQTPLYLAIENGDVITAKLLIDRGAFINAVTSGNVTPLHLVVANGNVEIAKLLINKGASIDAVTRNNKTPLHWAAYNKKMEAAEFLIKKGASVNATTKDNETPLHLAVMDGDVDMVKLLIKKGAFVNVATNDNETPLYLAVNNENTEIVELLIGKGACVNAVTHRSETALHYAACNGNLYVVELLIEHGAWVDAITKSKKTPLHFAAYNGNMKTAKLLIEKGASVDAVTNSHKTPLHWAAYSGKTETAELLIKKGASVNAVTSDNKTPLHFAIDNGNVETATLLIERGASVDAETNGDLAKIKINHGKNPL; from the coding sequence atgtacaatttatttttccggGGAAAATTCAAACACAATCGTGATAAAGAACAGTCGAACAATCCACATTTAGACTTAACAGACATGGAAGACTGTCTAGAAAAATATGAACTCCTTGCTGTCCATTCTATGTTCGACGACAACGTCTTTCAAAAGCTGAATGTTGACATGAGACGCACTCGTCGCTTTTTACACGAATTCAAAACAAATAAGGACATTTTGGGAATTGTCACGAAAGTAAACACTGAAGGAAAAGCCGAGTTTGAACACTACACATACGGGGAGTACTTTGCTGCCTACTTTTTCGCAAATAACTTCGATAAGGCTCGAATTATTCAAAAGGAACTCTTTTCTAATAGATACAAAAATTTGATGAtgatttttaatgttattctTGCTGAAGAAAGTCCTATACATTTGGCCCTGATCTACCAAAACATGGATCAATTTGCAAAAcatgttaaaaacaaaaatatgtacgACAAAGGAGGGCGGAATCCTCTACATATTGTGGCATGTAGTGAGCCAAGATTCAATAGTTTAACTCTATTTTCTTCTCAGTTTTCAGTAAAAATTGAagattatttgaaaaatatccgtattttagaaaaattagcCCATTCCAGCAACAATAAATCTGACACATTATTCCAATGGACCCCTCTAGAATACGCTCTCGAAAATAATTATCTTGCTGCTGCAGAAGTGATCTTAAAAAGATGTGGATGTTCGATGGAGTTATTTAAATATACTAAGAATTATCAGAACAATTCGGAATTTATCCATTTCTGCTTGACGCATGGCTGTACAATTTTATTGTCTTCAATAGTCAACGATAGCATAGCCACCAAAAATATGATTGAAGAAAACTCTTGGAACTTTATTGAACACACCATACTAAACTGTTATTTTGAAGAAAGTGGAACTTTATGTTATTTAATCGACACTTTTGGTGCTTCACACCGGTTTATCAAAGTTAACAAAGGCATTGACGTGAATTACACAAACAAAGAAGGTCTGACCGCTCTGCATTTGGCTGTCAAACACAAAAAGAGGTATGCCGTGAAATTATTGATCGAGAAAGGCGCTTCTGTTAATTTTGTAACAGTCGGTAATCAAACTCCGTTACATTTAGCAGTTAGCAATAGAGACACGGAAATAACTAAATTGCTGATTCAGAATGGAGCATCTATTAACGCTGCTACAAGTCTAAATCAAACTCCATTATATTTGGCTATTGAGAATGGCGATGTGATAACAGCAAAATTATTAATCGATAGAGGTGCATTTATTAATGCCGTTACAAGTGGTAATGTAACTCCGCTACACTTGGTTGTTGCAAATGGGAATGTAGAAATAGCAAAATTATTGATCAATAAAGGGGCTTCAATTGATGCAGTTAcaagaaataataaaactccaTTGCATTGGGCTgcttacaataaaaaaatggaagcggcagaatttttaatcaaaaaaggGGCATCTGTTAATGCTACTACAAAGGATAATGAAACTCCGTTACATTTAGCTGTCATGGACGGGGATGTAGACATggttaaattattaatcaagAAAGGAGCTTTTGTTAATGTCGCTACAAATGACAATGAAACACCGTTATATTTGGCtgttaacaatgaaaatacGGAAATAGTAGAATTATTAATTGGAAAGGGAGCTTGTGTTAATGCCGTTACACATAGGAGTGAAACTGCATTACATTACGCTGCTTGCAATGGAAATTTGTATGTGGTAGAATTATTAATCGAGCATGGAGCATGGGTTGATGCTATTACAAAGAGTAAAAAGACTCCGTTACATTTCGCAGCTTACAATGGAAATATGAAAACGGCTAAGTTATTAATCGAAAAAGGGGCATCTGTTGATGCTGTTACAAACAGTCATAAAACTCCGTTGCACTGGGCTGCTTACAGTGGAAAGACAGAAACAGCcgaattattaatcaaaaaagGGGCTTCTGTGAATGCCGTTACAAGTGATAATAAAACTCCCTTACATTTCGCTATTGACAATGGAAACGTGGAAACAGCCACACTATTAATTGAGAGAGGAGCATCTGTTGATGCAGAGACAAATGGTGATCttgcaaaaatcaaaataaatcatggaaaAAACCCTTTGTAG